The Anoxybacillus flavithermus genome has a segment encoding these proteins:
- a CDS encoding YpzG family protein produces MGKHWRKKFYDNRYSDPFPQPWANPKHAHAQVNGETQQSQSLMILHSEVSKRKI; encoded by the coding sequence ATGGGTAAACATTGGCGTAAAAAATTTTATGATAACCGTTATTCCGATCCTTTCCCACAACCATGGGCGAACCCGAAACACGCTCATGCGCAAGTAAACGGTGAAACACAACAATCGCAAAGTTTAATGATTCTACATTCTGAAGTAAGCAAACGAAAAATTTAA
- a CDS encoding ABC transporter substrate-binding protein: MKKKWLLTMLTFLLVAATALAGCGKSEQTGGEKTEETDKPTTLVYGRGGDSVGLDPATVTDGESFKVTKNIFDTLLDYNDGDTSIQPALAEKWEVSPDGLTYTFTLRKGVKFHDGTDFNAEAVVFNFERWANGNADTFPYYGSMFGGYKNDEGHVIKEVKALDEHTVQFVLKRPQAPFLKNLAMVPFAIASPEAVKKYGDKFGENPVGTGPFVFKEWKRNERIVLEKNKEYWLEGHPKLDKLIFVSIPDNSARLNALLKGEIDIMEDLNPSDLAQVEGNKDFQVFKRPSMNVGYVGLTVTRGPLGNKLVRQALNHAVDKQAIIDAFYAGQAQPAKNPLPPSIPGYNDAIQDYPYDLEKAKQLLAEAGYPNGFEMELWAMPVPRPYMPDGQKVAEALQASFAKIGVKAKIVTYEWATYLDKVAKGEADAFLLGWTGDNGDADNFLYALLDKDSIGSNNYTYYANDELHNILIEAQTVSDENKRNELYKKAQEIIKEDAPWIPLVHSTPLLAGKANIEGFNPHPTGTDKFTKVQFK; this comes from the coding sequence ATGAAGAAGAAATGGTTACTCACTATGCTTACGTTTCTTCTTGTAGCAGCGACTGCGCTTGCAGGTTGCGGCAAGTCGGAACAAACAGGTGGAGAGAAGACGGAAGAAACGGACAAGCCGACAACGCTCGTCTACGGACGTGGCGGCGACTCCGTTGGATTAGACCCAGCGACAGTGACAGACGGTGAATCGTTTAAAGTCACGAAAAACATTTTTGACACATTGCTCGATTACAATGATGGCGACACGTCCATTCAACCGGCATTAGCGGAAAAATGGGAAGTTTCCCCAGATGGACTTACGTATACGTTTACGCTTCGTAAAGGCGTGAAGTTCCACGACGGAACAGATTTTAACGCAGAAGCGGTTGTATTTAACTTTGAACGTTGGGCAAATGGAAATGCGGATACGTTCCCATACTACGGCTCTATGTTTGGTGGATATAAAAACGATGAAGGACATGTCATTAAAGAAGTAAAAGCGTTAGATGAACATACTGTGCAGTTTGTTTTAAAACGTCCGCAAGCACCATTCTTAAAAAACCTTGCGATGGTACCGTTTGCGATTGCTAGTCCTGAAGCCGTTAAAAAATATGGCGATAAATTTGGTGAAAATCCTGTTGGAACAGGACCATTCGTCTTTAAAGAGTGGAAACGCAATGAGCGCATCGTGCTTGAGAAAAATAAGGAATATTGGTTAGAAGGACATCCAAAACTTGATAAATTAATTTTCGTGTCTATTCCAGATAACTCTGCTCGTTTGAATGCGTTATTAAAAGGCGAGATTGATATTATGGAAGATTTGAATCCTTCTGATTTAGCGCAAGTAGAAGGAAATAAAGATTTCCAAGTGTTTAAACGTCCTTCGATGAACGTTGGTTATGTCGGATTAACGGTTACACGTGGTCCGTTAGGCAATAAACTCGTTCGTCAAGCATTGAATCATGCGGTCGATAAACAGGCGATCATTGATGCGTTTTATGCAGGTCAAGCACAACCTGCGAAAAACCCATTGCCACCAAGCATTCCTGGCTATAATGATGCGATTCAAGATTATCCGTATGATTTAGAAAAAGCAAAACAATTGCTTGCAGAAGCTGGTTATCCAAACGGATTTGAAATGGAATTATGGGCGATGCCTGTTCCACGTCCGTACATGCCAGATGGACAAAAAGTAGCTGAAGCGTTGCAAGCAAGCTTTGCGAAAATTGGGGTAAAAGCAAAAATCGTCACGTATGAATGGGCAACATACTTAGATAAAGTAGCAAAAGGGGAAGCAGATGCGTTCTTGCTCGGTTGGACAGGTGATAACGGTGACGCTGACAACTTCTTGTATGCGCTACTTGATAAAGATAGCATTGGAAGCAACAACTACACGTACTATGCAAACGATGAGTTGCACAACATTTTAATCGAAGCGCAAACAGTTAGCGATGAAAACAAACGAAATGAATTGTACAAAAAAGCGCAAGAAATTATTAAAGAAGACGCACCATGGATTCCGCTCGTACACTCAACACCGTTATTAGCAGGTAAAGCAAACATTGAAGGATTTAATCCGCATCCGACAGGAACGGATAAATTTACAAAAGTACAGTTTAAATAA
- a CDS encoding ABC transporter ATP-binding protein produces the protein MNEPLLQVKGLKKYFPITAGLFNKQIGQVKAVDDLSFSVYKGETLGIVGESGCGKSTTGRMLLRLIEPTEGSIIFENEEVTKLSPQQLRKLRRDMQMIFQDPFASLNPRHTVEKILEEPLIVHGIGSKEERRKKVREMLEVVGLSSYHAKRYPHQFSGGQRQRIGIARALMTKPKLIIADEPVSALDVSIQAQVLNLLEDLQKEFGLTYIFIAHDLGVVRHISDRVGVMYLGRMVELANSEDVYRNPKHPYTQALLEAVPIPDPEYKKEKQLLSGDLPSPSNPPAGCAFHTRCQACMDICKTTKPAWKEVEQGHYVACHLYT, from the coding sequence ATGAACGAACCGTTACTACAAGTTAAAGGGCTGAAAAAATATTTTCCAATTACCGCAGGGTTGTTTAATAAACAAATCGGTCAAGTAAAAGCAGTCGACGATTTATCGTTTTCTGTTTATAAAGGGGAGACGTTAGGGATCGTTGGAGAGAGTGGCTGTGGGAAATCAACGACAGGACGAATGCTTTTGCGGCTCATTGAGCCAACAGAAGGATCTATTATATTTGAAAATGAAGAAGTGACAAAACTATCCCCACAACAATTAAGAAAGTTGCGACGCGATATGCAAATGATTTTTCAAGATCCGTTTGCATCGCTTAATCCGCGCCATACAGTCGAAAAAATTTTAGAAGAACCGCTCATTGTTCATGGGATCGGTTCAAAAGAAGAACGACGAAAAAAAGTGCGTGAGATGTTAGAAGTCGTCGGATTAAGTAGCTATCATGCCAAACGTTATCCGCACCAATTTAGCGGAGGACAACGACAGCGTATCGGCATCGCTCGCGCGTTGATGACGAAACCGAAGCTCATTATTGCGGATGAGCCTGTGTCAGCACTCGATGTGTCCATTCAAGCTCAAGTGCTGAATTTGCTAGAAGATTTACAAAAAGAGTTCGGTTTAACATACATTTTTATCGCTCATGACCTTGGCGTTGTTCGTCATATTAGCGATCGCGTCGGCGTCATGTATTTAGGGAGAATGGTCGAACTGGCTAACAGCGAGGACGTGTACCGCAATCCGAAACACCCATACACCCAAGCATTGCTTGAAGCCGTTCCAATTCCAGATCCGGAATATAAAAAAGAAAAGCAACTGCTTAGCGGAGATTTACCGAGTCCATCGAATCCGCCAGCAGGATGCGCTTTTCATACACGATGTCAAGCATGTATGGATATTTGTAAAACGACAAAACCAGCATGGAAAGAAGTTGAACAAGGGCATTACGTCGCTTGCCATCTTTATACATAA
- a CDS encoding gamma-type small acid-soluble spore protein, with amino-acid sequence MKPNKTIAGTNIQHVKQQNAGQYGTEFSTETDVQHVKQQNAKSEAKKNQ; translated from the coding sequence ATGAAACCAAACAAAACGATTGCAGGGACAAACATTCAACATGTGAAACAACAAAATGCTGGCCAATATGGAACAGAGTTTTCAACGGAAACAGATGTTCAGCATGTCAAACAACAAAATGCAAAATCAGAAGCAAAGAAAAATCAATAA
- a CDS encoding peptide ABC transporter permease — MAELARNEANIVQQEEQATSLWKEGWIRFRKNKMALVGSGIVLFFILLAVFAPLIAPYEMNDQQLSMRLQAPSKDHIFGTDDFGRDIFSRIVYGARISLWVGFFSVLGSVVIGSLLGIIAGYYGRWIDAVISRIFDIMLAFPSILLAIGIVAVLGPSLKNALIAIAVINIPNFGRLIRSRVLSIKQEEYITAAKAIGMSDARILFHHILPNSMAPIIVQGTLAIATAIIEAAALGFLGLGAQPPNPEWGKMLADSKAYLTQAPWTMIFPGLAIMLTVLGFNLMGDGLRDALDPRMKS, encoded by the coding sequence TTGGCTGAGCTTGCACGAAACGAAGCAAATATCGTACAACAAGAAGAACAAGCGACATCGTTATGGAAAGAAGGATGGATTCGCTTTCGGAAAAATAAAATGGCTCTCGTCGGGAGTGGCATTGTACTATTTTTCATTTTGCTTGCTGTTTTTGCCCCATTAATTGCTCCGTACGAGATGAACGATCAACAACTTTCGATGCGTTTACAAGCCCCATCGAAAGACCATATATTTGGGACAGACGATTTCGGGCGAGATATTTTTTCTCGCATCGTTTATGGAGCACGCATTTCGCTATGGGTCGGATTTTTTTCTGTATTAGGTTCGGTAGTCATCGGTTCTTTACTTGGAATTATCGCAGGGTATTATGGACGTTGGATCGACGCCGTCATTTCGCGCATATTTGACATTATGCTGGCGTTCCCAAGTATTTTGTTAGCAATCGGCATTGTTGCCGTTTTAGGACCGTCGTTGAAAAATGCACTTATTGCGATTGCGGTCATTAACATTCCAAACTTTGGTCGTCTCATTCGTTCCCGCGTATTAAGTATTAAACAGGAGGAATATATTACAGCAGCAAAAGCAATCGGGATGAGTGATGCACGCATTTTATTTCATCACATTTTACCAAACAGTATGGCGCCAATTATTGTACAAGGCACGCTTGCGATTGCGACGGCAATCATTGAAGCAGCAGCGCTTGGGTTTCTCGGATTAGGAGCTCAGCCGCCGAACCCGGAATGGGGGAAAATGCTAGCCGATTCAAAAGCGTATTTAACACAGGCGCCTTGGACGATGATTTTTCCAGGGCTGGCAATCATGCTAACGGTGTTAGGATTTAACTTAATGGGAGATGGATTGCGCGATGCGTTGGATCCACGCATGAAAAGCTAA
- a CDS encoding A/G-specific adenine glycosylase: MNVKENVQQILEHFHIEQFQHDLIDWFRTEQRDLPWRKDKDPYKIWVSEVMLQQTRVDTVIPYFYQFIEKFPTLDALADAKEEEVLKAWEGLGYYSRVRNLHAAVKEVKEKYGGRVPASKEQFSSLKGVGPYTTGAVLSIAYGISEPAVDGNVMRVLSRIFYITDDIARASTRKKFEQIVSCIISHDDPSDFNQALMELGALVCTPKNPSCFLCPVQRHCRAFAEGVEAELPVKTKGKAPKHVAFRAIVLTNEEGKIRIEKRPSSGLLANLWQFPNDEHAPTSNEQAFIKEISERYHVVLRSIQRIGTFEHVFSHIVWHIEAYKGNALELQMGDETNKWVTVDELNQYAFPVIYQKIWQAYE; encoded by the coding sequence ATGAACGTGAAAGAAAATGTACAACAAATATTGGAGCATTTCCATATTGAACAGTTTCAACACGATTTAATTGATTGGTTTCGAACAGAGCAACGTGATTTGCCGTGGAGAAAAGACAAAGATCCATACAAAATATGGGTATCAGAAGTGATGCTCCAACAAACGCGCGTCGATACCGTCATCCCTTATTTTTATCAGTTTATTGAAAAATTCCCGACTTTAGACGCGTTAGCTGATGCTAAGGAGGAAGAAGTGCTTAAAGCATGGGAAGGGCTCGGATATTACTCCCGTGTTCGCAATTTACATGCAGCAGTAAAAGAAGTCAAAGAAAAGTACGGTGGACGTGTGCCAGCGTCTAAGGAACAATTCTCTTCATTGAAAGGTGTCGGGCCGTACACAACGGGAGCGGTGTTAAGCATTGCTTACGGCATCTCTGAACCCGCAGTAGACGGGAATGTGATGCGAGTATTGTCGCGTATTTTTTATATTACAGACGACATTGCGAGAGCAAGTACGAGAAAAAAGTTCGAGCAAATTGTGTCTTGCATTATTTCACATGACGATCCGTCTGATTTCAATCAAGCGTTAATGGAACTAGGGGCACTCGTTTGTACACCAAAAAATCCGAGCTGTTTTTTATGCCCTGTTCAGCGCCATTGTCGTGCGTTTGCGGAAGGGGTAGAGGCAGAGCTACCTGTAAAAACAAAAGGAAAAGCGCCGAAGCATGTGGCTTTTCGTGCCATTGTGCTTACGAACGAAGAGGGAAAAATACGAATTGAAAAGCGACCAAGTAGCGGATTGCTTGCTAACCTTTGGCAATTTCCAAACGATGAACATGCTCCAACATCGAATGAACAAGCATTTATAAAAGAAATAAGCGAACGATATCATGTCGTGCTCCGTTCAATACAACGAATCGGTACATTCGAACACGTATTTTCCCATATCGTGTGGCATATTGAAGCATATAAAGGAAACGCGCTTGAATTACAAATGGGTGATGAAACGAATAAATGGGTCACAGTCGATGAACTAAATCAGTATGCGTTCCCGGTCATATACCAAAAAATATGGCAAGCATACGAGTAA
- a CDS encoding recombination regulator RecX encodes MWIEKIEVDRKNVERFYVHFVKEDGEKQIMSVDQDVLIEYRLKKGMTVTEEQWMEMMKKDDEKQAYKMALRFLAYRMRSKQEVVDYLKKKDIDAQTIERVIEKLQQERYIADEQFAHAYVQTQVNTTMKGPYLIYKELMDKGISEDVIVKAMERYTEDMQRDKAIKWVEKINKQSKKRSHQEQKAYIAQLLHMKGFPSHIVEMAKQHVTADDGTEWEALVYHGEKAHRRYEKYERYTYEQKMKQALYRKGFSLSLIEQFLEKKKED; translated from the coding sequence ATGTGGATTGAAAAAATTGAAGTGGATCGAAAAAATGTAGAACGTTTTTACGTTCATTTTGTAAAAGAAGATGGAGAGAAACAAATCATGTCTGTTGATCAAGACGTGTTGATTGAGTATCGCCTAAAAAAAGGAATGACGGTAACCGAAGAGCAATGGATGGAAATGATGAAAAAAGATGACGAAAAACAAGCCTATAAGATGGCGCTTCGTTTTTTAGCTTACCGTATGCGTTCGAAACAAGAAGTTGTTGATTATTTGAAAAAAAAAGACATAGATGCTCAAACGATTGAACGAGTGATTGAAAAACTACAACAGGAACGATATATAGCCGATGAGCAATTTGCACATGCGTACGTGCAAACGCAAGTAAATACGACAATGAAAGGACCTTATTTGATTTATAAAGAGCTAATGGATAAAGGGATAAGTGAAGATGTGATCGTAAAAGCGATGGAACGTTATACAGAGGATATGCAACGGGATAAAGCGATCAAGTGGGTGGAAAAAATAAATAAGCAATCGAAAAAACGGTCGCATCAAGAACAAAAAGCATACATTGCACAACTGTTGCATATGAAAGGTTTTCCTTCGCATATTGTTGAAATGGCAAAACAGCATGTGACTGCAGATGATGGAACGGAATGGGAAGCGCTCGTATACCATGGGGAAAAAGCACATCGCCGTTACGAAAAATATGAGCGTTACACGTACGAACAAAAAATGAAACAAGCACTATACCGAAAAGGTTTTTCGCTTTCGTTAATTGAACAGTTTTTAGAAAAGAAAAAGGAGGATTAA
- a CDS encoding cytosolic protein, with amino-acid sequence MYIGRDLTALQMISKREWKDSELAFFHHVFQQVTPYLNTEGQTLHREMIEEIEARGGLQRNEATYTNGTRVFYE; translated from the coding sequence ATGTATATTGGACGCGATTTAACAGCTTTACAAATGATTTCAAAACGGGAGTGGAAAGATAGTGAGTTAGCATTTTTTCACCATGTCTTCCAACAAGTCACTCCATATTTGAACACAGAGGGACAAACGTTACATCGTGAAATGATCGAAGAAATTGAAGCAAGAGGCGGTTTACAACGAAACGAAGCAACATATACAAATGGAACACGAGTATTTTACGAGTAA
- a CDS encoding lactate permease, with amino-acid sequence MSFLQVVTASTPVLAVFLFLVLLRLPAAKAMPISFVITVVLSLFVWKMPGIQVAAATIEGIIVAISILWIIFGAILLLNTLTKSGAMDAIRSGFLGITRDRRVQVIIIAWLFGAFIEGAAGFGTPAAIGAPLLVALGFPPLAAVVVALVADSSPVSFGAVGTPIIVGVDQGLREGNAVAERVQQVIGTADLSPFLQTLAKQAVSFDIIIGTFIPLILVLILTRFFGENRSWKEGLEIWKFALFAGLSFTVPAFLVASFLGPEFPSMIGGLIGLAIVVPAAKKGFLLPKEPWDFKKTDAHQHVTNVQKSDMPLLLAWMPYIFVAIILVLTRLQNLPLKTWLRSVKIQFNNILGTNISTSIEPLYLPGTIFLVVIFITIFMHKMRREDVLETMKESAYTLIGSAIALGTAVPMVRIFINSGINDAGLASMPIELASMVAGAVGAAWPLVAPLIGALGSFISGSATFSNMMFSLFQFSVADQIQVPHHIVIAGQMLGANAGNMVCVLNVVAAASVVGLAGKEGTIIRMTLIPMLYYVLMTGIFSLILIYVF; translated from the coding sequence ATGAGCTTTTTACAAGTCGTTACAGCTTCCACGCCTGTATTGGCTGTTTTTCTTTTTCTCGTCTTATTGCGTCTTCCAGCGGCAAAAGCGATGCCGATTAGTTTTGTAATTACGGTCGTGTTATCGTTGTTTGTTTGGAAAATGCCCGGTATTCAAGTAGCGGCTGCAACGATTGAAGGGATTATTGTAGCCATCTCGATTTTATGGATTATTTTCGGTGCCATTTTATTGTTAAATACGTTAACGAAAAGTGGGGCAATGGACGCGATTCGTAGCGGATTTTTAGGTATTACGCGTGACCGTCGCGTGCAAGTTATCATTATTGCATGGTTGTTCGGTGCGTTTATTGAAGGTGCGGCAGGATTCGGGACGCCTGCGGCGATTGGCGCTCCGCTTCTTGTTGCTTTAGGTTTTCCACCACTTGCGGCGGTTGTTGTTGCCCTTGTTGCAGATAGTAGCCCTGTGTCATTCGGTGCCGTTGGTACCCCAATTATCGTCGGGGTAGATCAAGGGCTTCGTGAAGGAAACGCTGTTGCTGAACGAGTGCAACAAGTCATCGGGACAGCGGATTTATCACCGTTTCTTCAAACGCTAGCAAAACAGGCGGTGTCGTTTGATATTATTATCGGTACGTTTATTCCTCTTATTTTAGTGCTTATTTTAACGCGCTTTTTTGGGGAAAATCGTTCGTGGAAAGAAGGATTGGAAATCTGGAAATTTGCCTTATTTGCTGGGCTTAGTTTTACTGTTCCCGCATTTCTTGTTGCCTCTTTCCTTGGACCAGAATTTCCATCAATGATCGGAGGATTAATTGGTTTAGCGATCGTTGTGCCTGCGGCAAAAAAAGGGTTTTTATTGCCCAAAGAGCCGTGGGATTTTAAGAAAACAGATGCACACCAACATGTAACGAACGTGCAAAAAAGCGACATGCCGCTTTTGCTTGCATGGATGCCGTATATTTTCGTTGCGATTATTTTAGTGTTGACACGTCTCCAAAACTTGCCGTTAAAAACGTGGCTTCGTTCAGTAAAAATACAATTTAACAACATTTTAGGAACGAACATTAGCACATCGATTGAGCCATTATATTTGCCAGGAACGATTTTTCTTGTTGTCATTTTTATTACAATCTTTATGCATAAAATGAGACGAGAAGATGTTTTGGAGACGATGAAAGAATCGGCATATACACTCATCGGTAGTGCCATTGCGCTCGGAACAGCGGTGCCGATGGTTCGGATTTTTATTAACTCTGGTATCAATGATGCTGGGCTTGCCAGCATGCCAATTGAGTTAGCGTCGATGGTCGCAGGGGCAGTTGGTGCCGCTTGGCCGCTAGTTGCTCCTTTAATTGGGGCGCTCGGTTCGTTCATTTCAGGAAGTGCGACGTTTAGTAATATGATGTTTTCTTTATTCCAATTTAGCGTTGCCGATCAAATTCAAGTGCCGCATCACATCGTCATCGCTGGGCAAATGTTAGGGGCAAATGCGGGGAATATGGTTTGTGTATTAAACGTTGTTGCGGCCGCTTCCGTTGTTGGATTGGCTGGGAAAGAAGGTACGATCATTCGTATGACACTCATTCCGATGCTTTATTACGTATTAATGACTGGAATATTTAGCCTTATTTTGATCTATGTATTTTAG
- a CDS encoding short-chain dehydrogenase — protein MKIMEYIIITGAGTGLGKELALLYAQRGYDIILVGRRKEPLQSVQQQIESYGRKAIVFPLDITNYEQVHEAAETLCRTYYVTTLVNNAGVGHFGPLEQMTEQHIHEMIDINVKGTIYMTKAFLPYFKTLPQANIINIISTAGLRGKVNESVYVASKFAVRGFSESLVKELADTNVAVTAIYMGGMATPFWDNSDHIQDRSRLRSPKQVAETMINEYKRQAEIIVE, from the coding sequence ATGAAAATAATGGAATATATTATTATTACAGGAGCTGGTACAGGTCTCGGAAAAGAACTCGCTCTTTTATATGCACAACGGGGGTACGACATCATTTTAGTTGGGAGAAGAAAGGAGCCGTTACAATCTGTTCAACAGCAAATCGAATCATATGGAAGAAAAGCGATCGTTTTTCCACTTGATATTACAAATTATGAACAAGTGCACGAAGCAGCCGAAACGCTTTGTCGCACATATTATGTAACAACGCTAGTTAACAATGCAGGCGTGGGCCATTTCGGTCCGCTTGAACAAATGACGGAACAACATATTCACGAAATGATCGACATTAACGTCAAAGGCACAATATATATGACAAAAGCGTTCCTTCCGTATTTTAAAACGCTACCTCAAGCTAATATCATAAACATTATTTCAACAGCCGGTTTGCGCGGTAAAGTAAACGAAAGCGTATATGTCGCAAGTAAATTTGCTGTGCGCGGATTTAGCGAAAGTCTTGTGAAAGAGCTCGCCGACACAAACGTCGCCGTCACCGCTATATATATGGGAGGCATGGCTACACCGTTTTGGGATAACTCCGACCATATTCAAGACCGCTCTCGCCTTCGTTCACCAAAACAAGTAGCCGAAACAATGATTAATGAGTATAAGCGACAAGCTGAAATCATCGTGGAATAG
- a CDS encoding small, acid-soluble spore protein K, which translates to MSNKERGFPNQNNEKLEGEPRAKAEYASKRANGTINTHPQERMHASSQRGDIEEE; encoded by the coding sequence TTGAGCAATAAAGAACGCGGATTTCCGAATCAAAACAACGAAAAATTAGAAGGCGAGCCACGCGCAAAAGCGGAATACGCATCAAAACGTGCAAACGGCACGATTAATACGCACCCTCAAGAACGAATGCACGCATCAAGTCAACGTGGCGACATCGAGGAGGAATAA
- a CDS encoding ABC transporter ATP-binding protein, whose translation MGDEAILRVKSLKTCFFTDEGEVPAVDGVDFYINKGEILGIVGESGCGKSVTSLSIMGLLPKGIGKITDGEIWFKDENIALASEKRMKEIRGNEIAMIFQEPMTSLNPLFTIGNQMIEAIRIHQNISKAEARKRAIDMLKLVGLPRAEEMIDEYPHQLSGGMRQRVMIAMAMVCNPSLLIADEPTTALDVTIQAQILHLMKQLNEQFGTAIMMITHDLGVVAEMCHRVVVMYAGKIIEEGDVQTIFRHPKHPYTIGLIRSVPDIRERKERLYSIPGSVPKPGSIKYGCRFAARCEQAFERCFSENPDLYEVEQGHRARCFLYAKEEHAIHERTVTTS comes from the coding sequence GTGGGAGATGAAGCAATTTTACGAGTCAAAAGCTTAAAAACGTGCTTTTTCACAGATGAAGGGGAAGTTCCTGCGGTTGATGGTGTAGATTTTTACATAAATAAAGGTGAAATTTTAGGGATTGTTGGTGAATCAGGATGCGGAAAAAGCGTCACATCGCTTTCGATTATGGGATTGTTGCCGAAAGGAATTGGCAAAATTACAGATGGAGAAATATGGTTTAAAGATGAAAATATTGCATTAGCGTCGGAAAAACGGATGAAAGAAATACGAGGAAATGAAATCGCAATGATTTTCCAAGAGCCGATGACGTCATTGAATCCACTTTTTACGATTGGGAACCAAATGATTGAAGCGATTCGCATTCATCAAAACATAAGCAAGGCGGAAGCGCGGAAACGAGCGATTGATATGTTAAAACTGGTTGGTTTACCTCGTGCCGAAGAGATGATTGATGAATATCCACATCAGTTATCTGGAGGTATGCGACAGCGCGTCATGATTGCGATGGCGATGGTATGCAACCCGTCTCTATTAATTGCCGACGAGCCAACGACTGCTTTAGATGTGACGATTCAAGCGCAAATTTTACATTTGATGAAGCAGTTAAACGAACAATTCGGCACGGCGATTATGATGATTACGCACGACTTAGGCGTCGTTGCGGAAATGTGCCACCGCGTTGTTGTGATGTATGCAGGAAAAATTATTGAAGAAGGGGACGTTCAAACGATTTTCCGACATCCAAAACACCCATATACAATTGGACTCATTCGTTCTGTTCCCGATATTCGTGAACGAAAAGAGCGGTTATATTCCATTCCGGGAAGTGTGCCTAAGCCAGGATCTATTAAATATGGCTGTCGCTTTGCGGCAAGATGTGAACAAGCATTTGAGCGATGTTTTTCCGAAAATCCTGATTTATACGAAGTAGAACAAGGACATCGGGCACGTTGCTTTTTGTATGCAAAGGAGGAACATGCTATCCATGAACGAACCGTTACTACAAGTTAA
- a CDS encoding peptide ABC transporter permease (transports peptides consisting of two or three amino acids), with product MFSYTVKRLLTVIPVLLGMSLVVFFMIRAIPGNPAQVILGQKATKEAVEALTHKLGLDQPWYVQYIKYLGGLLKGDLGESLRTGVAVSQEIWPYLAATLELSLAAMFIAVVIGVNAGIISAWFQNSWFDYVAMVLALVGVSMPIFWLGLMEQWIFAINLDWFPTSGREDVRNPIEPITHLYVIDTLMQGHTDQFVQTLQHLVLPSVALATIPMAIIARMTRSSMLEVMKSDYIRTARAKGLSMFWVVYKHSLKNAIIPVLTVIGLQMGLLLGGAILTETIFSWPGIGRYIYEAIGYRDYPVIQSGILIVAMIFIFINLIVDLLYAAIDPRIKYN from the coding sequence ATGTTTTCATATACGGTCAAACGCTTGTTAACGGTCATTCCTGTGTTGCTTGGTATGTCGCTCGTTGTATTTTTTATGATTCGTGCCATTCCAGGGAACCCAGCTCAAGTCATTTTAGGACAAAAGGCGACGAAAGAAGCTGTTGAAGCGTTAACGCATAAACTCGGATTAGATCAACCGTGGTATGTTCAATATATTAAATATCTCGGTGGATTATTAAAAGGGGATTTAGGGGAATCGCTGCGTACGGGGGTTGCGGTCTCGCAAGAAATTTGGCCATATTTAGCGGCGACATTAGAATTATCGCTTGCGGCGATGTTCATTGCGGTTGTGATCGGTGTCAACGCAGGAATTATTAGCGCGTGGTTTCAGAACTCTTGGTTTGATTATGTAGCGATGGTGTTAGCGTTAGTTGGCGTTTCGATGCCGATTTTTTGGCTTGGGTTGATGGAACAATGGATTTTTGCAATTAACTTAGATTGGTTTCCGACATCTGGACGTGAAGATGTTCGTAATCCGATTGAACCGATTACCCACTTATATGTCATTGATACGTTAATGCAAGGACATACAGATCAGTTTGTTCAAACGTTGCAACATTTAGTGCTTCCGAGCGTAGCTTTAGCAACGATCCCAATGGCGATTATTGCTCGCATGACTCGCTCAAGCATGCTTGAGGTGATGAAGTCCGATTATATTCGCACAGCACGTGCGAAAGGATTAAGCATGTTTTGGGTAGTGTACAAGCATTCGTTAAAAAATGCGATCATCCCTGTGTTGACGGTGATTGGCTTGCAAATGGGGTTGTTGCTTGGCGGTGCGATTTTAACCGAAACGATTTTCAGTTGGCCGGGAATTGGTCGCTATATTTATGAAGCGATCGGCTATCGTGATTATCCTGTGATTCAATCTGGTATTTTGATTGTGGCGATGATTTTTATTTTCATTAATTTAATTGTGGATTTGTTATATGCAGCGATCGATCCGCGCATTAAATACAACTAA